From bacterium (Candidatus Blackallbacteria) CG13_big_fil_rev_8_21_14_2_50_49_14:
TCAATAAAATAAAACCCGTATTGGAAATAGTTTAAAAAATTTTTTGAATCGTTGGGATTCAATTTTAGAAAAACAGATGTACTCAGTTTGAGAGCGATCCAAATCAAGATAAAAACAATAAAAACCTTGCGTATGCTGAGACGAGAAAATATAACCGGTATTGAATCATTCGCAGGAGAGAGATTCAGATTTTCCATTTGTTCACTTGTTTCCTTCAGGGAGTACACAATCTACTCAAGCTTAAAAATCATCTATAAAGCTTGTCTAAGTTCAAGTCATGGTATCGCTCCTCACTGAATCCTATTAATTTTACATCCAGAGCCAATATATTTATTCTATTTTGCAAAACCACTCAGGGTTTAAATTTTGTTCAATCATTGCATCTTCATCCCATATCTGCTTAAAAGGGAATAAACCTCTTTTTAAATATTCTTCATAAAATGCCTTGGCATATCGGTTGGCAAATTCTTCTTTATCTTGTTTTGGCTTCGAAAGAAACTGTTCATAGATAAATTCTGACTCCAATTCATTCACAGCTTTTTGGGCGGGTTCTATTGCATGAACAAGATAATCTACAGCATGGCCAAATTCATGGGGAAGCGTTCGAAACAACTGTGTATTCCGAACGCTTTCAGGAGTCGTTTGAATTTCATAGCCACGTTTATTTTGATATATGATATGGCCCTCACTGGCTAAGGCTTCAATTTCTTTTTGTCCATAGGGGCTCACATTCTTTGACCACTTTAATCTCCCATTTAATTTCGTGGCTTCTAAATATATTCCAGGGCCAGCATAGCGACCAAGAGAAGCAAAATAGATAAAGCGCCCCCATACAGGACATAAAGAGTGCTCATTTTTACTCGGCTGACGGAAAACGAGATTTTCAATTTGCTCTAAATGAAACGGTTCTATCAACGCCAATACTTTTACAAGATCTTGAGGGGTGCATACATGTTTAAATCCAGTATGTGTTGGCTCAACAAACAAATTGAGGGTATACCCTTTGATATTTAAAGGAACCAGAACAGGATCGCTTAATTTTTCCCAATATCTTTGCAACCAGCGTTCTGGGATTACCATCTGATTATTTTGTGAATGCCCACTTTTAGCTGTGCCTATATTTCGGTTTCTACGAGTAGGGTTCCAACCTTTTCTTATCATAAAAAGAAAATCATGCTTTTATTATTTCTCTATCGGCTACTGCGCCAGTAGAACAAGGAGAGTAACGACGGGTCTGTAAGTACTTTCAGCTGTTTGGCTTGTTCGACGCAGGTGATCTGCGCTGACAAATAAGAATTTATGCCCTTGGGGTACAGCTTGAAGGATACGGTTGCAATAAAAATTTTCATGGAAGAAACTTTTCATGAGGCTTACAGTTCTGCAGAATTCCTTCTGAAACAAATTCGATGTCATTGCCAAACTCCAAACGAATTTTATTGAATATTTCTTCATAATATAAATTAAATTGCTCCCAACTTAATTTGCCCTCTTCAAACTGAATTCTATAATTCTTATGGTCAGTGATATAAAATCCCCATATGGTATTTTCAATTTGAATCTGACCTTCACCTTGGCCATAATTGAGAGCTTTACCAGATCTCTCAAGTGGAATAATTCTTTCTAAATCAGCCAATGATAAAATTATAAATTGGTTTTGGTCTTCAATTTTAATCATCATTGTCAGTTATAATTAAGTCCTTTGGTAATTTATCTATTTTTTTTCCGGAATAAAAATCAAAATATAAATCTTGATTACTCAATAATTTAATATGTAAATATCCGTATTGTCTATCTATATGTTTGAACCAAATGTAAGTGCCTCTTAAAATATTATTTTCAATAATTGATTGTTTCTCCCCTAACAAATCTTTGATTTGATATTGAAAGAGAATCTTGACTTTAGCATCTTGAGAATCCCAACCATAAAAAACCAACGCGACTTCATTATCGTCTGGATGACAACCATCTCTAAATTCATAACTACAACTCAACAATTTAGAAAAGGTAATTATAGTAGGTGAGTTACTCACTATTAACTCTTCTGGAAAAATATAAAATTTTTCGATTCGCCAAAGATGTCTATCTGTTTTATCTGATTCAACTAGAAATAAGTCTAGATATCTTTCTTTTCTAGTTCCAACTACTCGAGCAAAAAATCTACCATCAAAAGAGGATTTCACATATGTGTATGGATCTCCTGGCGAATAAGCATATGAAGCTATACTATGAAATGAGGATATAAAATAGGCAAATAATAATATCTTGAAAGAAAATTTCATTTTTTACCTCTTACATAGTCAAGGGAATGAGTCATTTGCATAGCGCAAAGCCTCAAGTTTACACTTTCCAAATACATCGCAAAACAATTCACAGTTTAATAATTTTTTAAATATTGTCCTCTTCCAAGCCTTGTATTCAGAGCGACCAAATTGTTCACAATTTCAGATCCAGGTCATGGTGGTTAAGCATTTCCGGCCATCCGATTCATCCGAAGCCCTTCATTTTCAGAGGGTTCTTCAAAAAAACGTGTCACGTGAGTGAAGATGGCTTCGGTATCAAACGATGCCCGTTCGGGCTGTTCGAGCCGACGTTTCGCGATCTGCGATAAACATTGCCGATCGCTTAAGTCGAGAAAAATCAATTCATGTTCGCAGCCAATTTCAGCACACAACTGCTTAAACCACTTTCGTTGACCTACCGTATTGGCAGGAAAATCCATCACAACAGAGGTACCCGTTTGTAGGATGTTCTGAACATGTGATTTGATAAAAGGCTTGATACCCGCTGAAAACTTCAGATAGTCATCAAAGGTGTGAATTTGTCCAGAATAATGTGCTGAAAGCCACTCGTCTTCAGATATAAGTACAGCATTTTTATCCGCTGCAAGAACCTTCGCCAGGGTAGATTTTCCGGCTCCCATCTTTCCACAGAAGAAGGTCAGCGTTCCAAATTGTTTCATCATCTCTCCTTACAATCTCCAAAACGGCGGGTCAATAGTGCGCAGCCCCAATTTCTACAGTATTTTCATTCATGCATCCATTCATAGCTCATGCAAACTTCTTACAGCCCATTGCTTCAGCAATAAAGGCAAAATCATGGGCAGGAATTTTGAGTTGACCGAACCTAAAACCGGCCCCCCAATGCGTCTTGTTCTGAATAAAGGAGAGATTTTCAATCAAGGGTTTGATCGCCGCCTCCTCACAGGAAACATACTGCACATCTACTCGGTAAGGCTTGAAATCAGGGTTCATCTCCACTTGATAAATCTCACCTGAGACAATTTCACCAAGAGCAGTAAAAGCTTGAAGGGGTTCTCCGTCTGGATATGCGGTACGTGGAGAATAAATGAGCAATGCATCACCCGCACGAAACTTTTGCAAAGGATATTTTTTGCCGTGATTGAGTTGAATAAATCCCCCTTGAACACCAATCTGGACATGAGCACGTGAAACAACCCCAATCCAATAGTTGCGCTCAGACATGAACAGGTACTCCTTAGACTCTTACTAAATACAAATCTGCCGTGCCTTCAAATTCAAAAACTATTGCTGAATAAGTGCTGCTTTTTTTACCAAAAGAATAAAATCCTCTCTGTAGCCATTTTTATCCAACCCCTTGTTCTTCTCAGCTAATTTTAGCACTTCTCCAAACCCCCATGTGCCAATATATTTTGATTGTCTTAAGAGCATCCCAAAAGCCGCCACCGAGATTGTAAACTTCAAATCTTGAGAGGTCTGCTCCCAGGGCTGGATCTGCTCCTTAATGGTCACAGATACAAGGTTGCTCTTTTCTGACTGGGGGCTTTTGTAACGCAGTTTCAAACTGACAAGTTCATCGGTCGTTTTGGCGAAAGCTTTCACCTGGGTATCCTGGTATCTCAAGTTTTGCCCCATTTTACCGCCACCTGCAGGTTCAAGCTCATAGAGAGCAGTGACAGTAGAACCTGCTCCTAATTCACCGGCATCCTTTTGATCATCCTCAAAATCTTCCGAAGCTAAACGACGGTTTTCGTAGCCAATTAAACGGTAAGATTTTACTTTCACCGGATTAAACTCAAGTTGGAGTTTAACGTCTTTTGCGATAGTAACCAAGGTGCCACCCATTTCCTCAACAAAAATCTTATGCGCTTCAAGGATACTGTCAATATAAGCATATTGACCATTTCCTCTATCAGCAATTTTTTCCATTTTGCTGTCTTTGAGATTGCCTGTTCCAAATCCCACCACAGTTAAAAAAACACCTTCTTTGCGCTTCTCTTCAATCATTCGTTCCATTTCAGCATCAGAAGAAACCCCTACATTAAAATCACCATCTGTGGCCAAAATAATGCGGTTATTGCCCCCCTTAATAAAATACGCTTTAGCCACCTTATAAGCCAGTTCTAACCCTGCGCCGCCTGCTGTGCTTCCCCCCGCATGAAGTTGTTCCAATGCATTGAGAATCACAGATTTTTGATCCCCTGGTGTTGGCGGCAAAACTAGCCCGGCAGATCCGGCATAAACCACAATGGACACATGATCTGATGCTTTTAAATGATCGACCAAAAGTTTAAGGGAGCGTTTGAGAAGAGGAAGCTTGTTCGGCATATCCATTGAACCTGAGACATCAATTAGAAAAACCAAATTTGCTGGTGGGGTTTGAGACAAGTTCAGAGACTTCCCTTTTATTCCAATCCGTAGCAAGTAGTTATTTGGATTCCATGGAGAATATGTCAGGTTTGTTGTAATTGAAAAAGGTTGCCCAGATTGAGGTTCAGAATAGTGATAGGGAAAATAATTGATCAATTCTTCAATTCGAACAGCATCTTTAGGAGGAAGCTGATTTTCATCAATAAAACGACGGGTATTGCTATAAGAGGCCGTGTCAACATCAATGGAAAAGGTACTTAATGGAGATTTTAGAGGATCTTGAAACTCGTTTTCATGGATATAGGCATAATTTTCTGTATTCAAGTCGATATAACGGGTTTCTATTGCATCCTTATGTAAGTGATTTAAACCATTTTGAACAGAATCTGGATTCGAAAGCATTTCAAAATGTTCTCTTGATCTATGCGAATATCTTGTCGAAGCACGATCTTGAGCACCAATAAAATTAGGTGTAAGAATAGAGAATGCAAAGAGAATCAAAACAATAAATAAGGCTCCATAAAGGAGAATTTTTCTCATAAAAATCACCTATACACAGCTTCGTTATCTTCTGGTTTTTATTATTCCCACAATGAATCAATTTAAACCGTTAGAATCATACCCGTCTGACGATCCTTTCTTCTCAATATTTCTTTGCCTTCATTTCTGAACATTTAGAAGAAAACCAATACCGTGTGCTATTCTTGGAGAACAAGCCAACCAGGTTATGTGTATATTGGATTAAGGGTTGTTCAATTCAGTCAGGACTGGCCACCCAATAGAACAGGTAAAGCAACATCCCTGCTCAATATCCTGTAGTTTCAGAGATTTTGAAATTCCAAAGAAGAGGGCGTACTCTGTAAAGTGCTCAAACCTTTGGAGAACGTCCAACTTGGCTTCAGCAAGTATTTACAGATTGCCTTTCTGGCTTATGCGCTGTTCAAATACCTGGTGATTCAATGCGAGATTCTCCCTCAAACGACAGATTGGTACACCCCCAAGGGCTTGGCTTCTCCTGCCAGAGTTCAACAGATTCTATCCCAAGATTTTCAAGCTCAACGAATTTTTCAGGGGGTACTTCAAAACGGTCTCCTCAACAAAAATACTTCATTGGAAGATTTCATGCGATGTTCAGCTACTTTATTCTCCGAAACTACAGTCCGAATACATCTATGTGTCTTTTTTGACGACAGCCCTAGCAAATATAAATCAAGCTCCGTCCCACTACAAAAGATTCTATAAAATCAATATAAAATGACGCCTTATAATCATCCAATATATACTGGCGTAAATTTTCAATCGAACTGTATTTATTTAAAAAAATTTCATAATTGTGCTCTTTAAAGTAATCAAAAAAATCCATATTCACACCATTTCGTTGAAAGCCATCAACATAAGGGTGAGAAATAAAATACACACCTGGAATATTTTCTCTTCTGTAAAATAAACAACTAAAATAGTCAAAGTCTATTTCATAATTGGAATTTAATATTCCTCTTTTTAACCAATTGCCCGGTAAGGCATATTTCGTTGCAAATTCAGATTTTGTATTTATTTCAAAATCTTTAAACTCTCCAAAATTTATATTATCGTAAAGATTTATTATTTTAAAAACTTCTTTTTCGAGACGATCTTGAAGCTCATCTTCAATAAGAATGTGCTGAGAAAATCTAGGATCCAGCTTAAAATTCTGAAGATATTTTAATTTTATTTGCTCATTCTTAACTACTACTATCTCAAAAATGAGTTTGTTATGAGGAATTATTCGAACATAATCACCAAAGTCTGATAATGATACTTCAGAAGCATCAAAGTTATTTTCTAAAAAATAATCCTCCTGGACGTAATCAACAACAAAATAATGAGAAAATAACAAGCTCAAGATACTTCACCCATTTTTAATCATTTTTGTTCGATCTTTCCACAACATCATACATCGTCGCCATCCCCTCCACGCCAAATTCCCTGACCAAAAGATACCCCGGCGGAATTTGATTCTCCATCTCTTTTCTTTTTTTCAGAAAATCTTCTTTACTTTTCCAAATGGTCACAATCTTCCATGACTCTGAATTATTCGGGTTCTGTAAAAGCAGAGTTTGGATGATTTCACTTGGAACATGTTCAAATATTTTTTGAAATTGAAGTTTGAAATCTATCCAATTTTCTTTTGCTATTTTTGCTTCTAATTCTGTAATTAACATGATTGCCTGCCTTTGTTTTAAATAAGCACTTCAAATTTTTGCGTCATCCTTGGGTCACTCTATTTTAGGTATGATACAGTGACCTGGTGAGTTTACGGGTGAAGAATACATTTCAAGTCTTAATCCTGCCAATAGAAAATTAAATCAGCAATTGGCAAGGGTTCCCTGTCTCCAAAAAAGTAAATATTCATACCAGGAAAAATTATTCTGCCTTCATCTCCAAGAGTATAAAGTCCAATTCGATTTGCAATTTTCTCTATCTTTTCCAGAATAGATTTATCCTCCTGGTAAACAGTATTCCCGAATGAGAAGTAAGGGCCAATATAACTTAAACATACATCTGCTTCATCAATTTTCACGATGCAGTATGTACTTGCTCCAGAGGACCCCATCACCTCTCCAGAATCCTTACAGCTAAAGGAGCCTAAACCTTGCTTTTCAATTTCATTCAAGAATTTTTTTATCAAAATTGGTTTGTACTCTGATTTAGGCTCTAATAGTTTTTCTTCAATTAGCCAACGTATATCAGTTCCCCTTAGAGATTTTGGGACCCAGTATCGAATAATCGCACTTCTGATATGCTCAGGTATTGGAGGAACAATCTCCTTAGGATAAGTTGGAATTGAGTTAATAGGTATAGGTAGTTTTTCATCAAGATTTAGGAGAGTATAGGCGGCAAACAATCTTTGTTCTGGTTTTAAGTGAGAATTAGTCACAGCTGCTTCAAGAAGCCCTATTGGCTTGAGTTTTAACAATTTTTTGTAGGCACCGTAGGGTACAGTCCAACTTTTATCACCCAGTAACTGAACTAATACTGGGCTGGAAAATTCAGGATTTATTTCAGACATTCTTTCAAGTGCCCATCTACGGACGTACTCATTTGATTCAGATATTGCAACTGACTTCAATCGATCTTCCAAGCTTCCTGTTTGAAAGTTATCTATTTCATCCAGCATGCCCTTTAATCCACCCAGACTTTTCATTAACAATATTAGCGGTTTAAACTCGTAATTTGAGTCATCAGCAGTAAGTGGTTTGAACTCGTAATCTACTACATCAGAAAAAGTTATGTAGTATCTCTCAATTATTTCTTTTACCGCAGTTCTATCACCTAACAGGCCTCTTGCATCCAGCAATTCTCTATCAGCAAAATTCCAGTGTCCGAGAACCCACTCGCCTTGTTTCATGCTGTTAAAGAGTTCCTGCACTACTGGTAAAAGATCCTTTAAATCATTATCTGTAATTGCGTCTAAAACAGCTTTTCGAACTTCACCCACATCTTCATTGTCTTTCAAAACGCCAATTAGCCCGTAAATATGCTTCAAATCATGGGCTATATTTATTGCATGTATTGCTGATTGCCTTGTGTACCAATTAAGCTTTTTATTTGATGCGATTAAAAATAGTTCTTCTTCTGAGTTTGCTGCTTTACTTAAAGCAAATACAAGCTTTCGATAATCCCTGTACTCAAGTTCAAATTGGTCAGCATCCTCAATTATTGACCTAATAATACCGGGATAACGTTCCTCAATCTTTACAGCTCTTAAAAGCTTATCCGCATCCTCTGACTTGATGAGCTTAAAAAGATTGTTTTTTTCAATCATCATGTCTTTAGTTGTCCTCTGGTTTGTACTTGCAATATGAGTTAGAAAAACAGACTCAACTCTCTCAGGACTACCAAGTCTTGGTGGATAATGTTTTTCATTAGCAAAGCAGTTCAGACCAAAAGAATAAACAGAGAAACAGAGTAAAACTGCTATCCTGGTTCGTATTGGTTTCACTTGCTTTACCTCTGGATATTAATTCTATCAACACATCTTGCTCCGTCAAGATCGTGAAGCTGTTACCTCTGCGCCTGCCGGGTCCGTCCTATCTACTCCGAATACGGTCTAATTTGCTTACAGTCAGTGATTGCGCCGCATACGACAAGGAAACGGCCCGCCCTTAACCTGCGCAGCGGAGCAAGACAGGTTGAAGGGCATTGTTGCGCGATCAAAAGAAGACCCTAAATTCTTATATCTTTTACTCTTTTTAGTACGCATTTTCATTTTATCAGGCCAGCAATAAGTTTTTTTTATTTTGAATTGAATGTTGTTTGATTTGATTTTAATTTTCCTCTCCACACATCCTTTCTAATTTTATCTTCGGATATATTTCCCTTAAAAAAATATTCCATTTGAATTTGGTGTTTTTGAGGAGTTCTATAAGAAAAGAAGTAAGAAAATGAACAGAATTGTATTTCTCTTAAATCAATAACTTTAAAAATCCCTTCATTGTGATTTAACTCAAAAAATTCTTGTGTATTAGAATTTTTGGATTGATAACCTCTCATGCATTTGATACAACCCATCATAATTTGAAGCTTTTTCAGAGAGTCCGAACCGTTTGAACCCCACATAATTAAATAGTTATCAAAGACTGAATCCTTTAAATGATCAAATGTATTTGGGGGTTTAAAATAAATTTTTTTGTGACTTGTATTTTTAAACATCAATAAAATATTTAAGGAACAATTGTCTGTTGATGCATTTTTAGGTGAAGACAAACAGTAAGTGTTACAAAGTGGAAGAATTGTAAACTTCAAACCGTTCAAAGATTGACTTTTTTGCTCCTCTTTAAACTGTATCTCTGATTGATACTTAGTCCAGTTAAAAGCAAGAGAATCATCGTAAAAATCAGATTCCATCGCTTTTAGAATTGTCTTGCGCATGCTGTCTTTAATCGAAGAGTCATTTTTGACAATGCAACCCGAGTGAATATCTTGAATTTGTTTTTGATAGGGTGAAGAATCTATATCACTAGATCTATAAACAACTCCCTTTTTTATAACCTTCGGTCTAATATTAGATTTAATTGAAAAATCCCTGGACTTTTGCTTTGTGTTTTTGAATGGGATAGGAGGGCGCGGGGAACTATAACTTGTAGATTGTGTAGGAATATTGTCTTGTTCTATCCCCGCGACATTAGAATCGGTATGAGCGACTTGATTATCTTGATTAGAATTACAAGAAACAAGCAGGATACTAAGTATCACATAAATACTTGATCTTACTAGTAATTTGTCAGTCTTATTTCTTTTGTTCATTCAATAAATTTTAATATAAAGGTTGCAGTAATAAGGTAAAGTCTAATAATTTATATTTTAATGCTTTAACAATTTTTAGATTTTCTGGATTCTTTCTATTCTTTATTAAGATTGTGTTAAATTTTATTTCATTTGACTCTAATTCACCATTAAAAAATTCTGTACCATAACTATTGGGAGAAATGTCTGAAACATGAAATTTTGCTTTAATTGTATATGTCGCTGGGAATCTATCTTGAAATAACGTATACCAATGACGAAGATCGATAACAAAAATTTTGGATTCACCTGGTCGTAATAGAGTTCGAAACCAATCTCCGATTTTTGGATTATCTATTCTGGGATCTTTTTCATTGATTCTTTTACTTTGAACCATATGATTTTTCTGTTGTTTTTCCGCATGTGGTTTTTTTATATAAAATCTTGATAGCATTTTTTTAAACCCTTGATTATTTTTTTTTGTGGAAAATAACAAATAAATATCATCATTTTCATCATTGTTAAGAAATAATCTATTAGGGATATCAAAATATCTATGTGTACTTACATTTTTAAAAATAATATATGTATAAATAGGATCAAAGCTATATTCTTTAATAGAATAAGAAGCACAGGGTGTATAAATATATACTTGTAATCCAGCAATCGTTTTAACTTTCACTGAATTTAAAGATTTTGGCCAGGTAGGATTTAAAACAGTTTCTAAATATTGTTTGGTTTCTAATTCTGAATTTAGAGAACAACTCATTGAGAATGAAGGTAAAATACAAATATTTGCAAATATAGCTGTTACAATAAAATATTTAAATAATTTTTGCATAATTAAATACAATTAAATTTTTACTCATATAGATACCACTCGTGCAGTCAAGTGAGTGAATGAGTTGCGTGGTGTAGGGTTTTAAATCTAGATGTTTCTCCTCTCCCGTATTGTTTTTCCAGCCTAAAATGCGCATCATAATTTGGTTTTACCCCTGCTTGTTCTTGCAACTACAGATTATCCAGCCCCTGGATAACTCCATCCCCCCCCCCGGCATCCCTTCTCAACAGCTTTTCAGCCTTGCGATAAAACTCCACTTTTTGGAGACTTATTCAGTTCTCGAATAACACCATTATATTTTCTATCTTTTATAATATCTGCAATTGTATTTTCAATCAACTACGCGATAAAAAAGACAATATTATGTCATTTATTAAAATTCAAAACAAAATCATTCCAATATGTCATATTCGATCTCTTCTGTATGTTTTGCTAAAAGACCCTCTGGTCGCTGAGCCGATGGGCAATTCAAACACACCCTTCACGCTCACGCAGAGAGCGCCTAAACCCCGCTCAAAGCCCCCATCAACAGAGCTTATTTTACTTTTGAATAATATATCCCCTATGGTATACTGTTGTATCATCCAGACAAAGGAGCCAAACCATGCAGATTGTCATTATCGGAGGCGACGCAGCCGGCATGAGCGCCGCCATGCAAATTCGCCGTCGTCAGCCCGAATGGAAAATTACGGTCTTTGAAAAGGGCGAGAACACTTCCTATGGAGCCTGCGGCATTCCCTATTATTTCAGTGGCGATGTAGAAAGCCTCGATAAACTGGTGGTCATTTCCCCCGAAGGCTTCCGCAAAAAAGGCGTCGATGTGCAGACCGGCCACGAAGTCATCGCCATCGACCCAGACCAAAAACAAGTCAGCGTGCGCACACCTGAAGGCACAGACATCACGCAAAGCTATGACAAACTCTTAATCGCCACCGGGGCCAAAGCGATTGTGCCCAGTGTCTGGCCCGGCCTGGAGCTCGAAGGCGTACTCACAGTCAAAACCCTGGCCGACTCACGCAAATTAGAGGCCCTGCTGCAAACAGGCCGCAAGAAAGCCGTGATTGTCGGGGCCGGTTATATCGGCCTTGAAATGGCAGAAGGTCTCAAAAAACGGGGGCTTGAGGTCACGGTTTTAGAAAAACTGCCCGGTGTAATGGGCAATCTTCACCCCGGCATTACCGAAAAGGTAGCGGCCGAACTCGCCGCCCATGAAGTCAATCTTCACCTCAATGTCACGGTACAGGGCTTTGAAGGCCAGAATGGCTCCGTCACCCAGGTACTGACCGATCAAGGAGCCTTTGATGCCGATCTGGTCGTGATCAGCCTCGGCGTGCGTCCCAACCTTGATTTTCTCAAAGACTCTGGCATTCCCCTCGGCGCAACCGGTGCCCTGGCTGTCAATGCCCAACAGGAAACAGGCAAAGCAGATATCTACGCAGCCGGCGACTGTGCGGAATCCTTTCACCGCATTATCGAAAAGCCTGTCTTTATTCCCCTGGCGCTGACCGCCAACCGCCAGGGCCGGGTAGCTGGAGCCAATATCTGCGGCGACCAGGACAGCTTCCCCGGCGTGCTGGGCAGTGCCGTCACCAAGGTCTTTGACTATGTGATTGCCCGTACCGGGATTGATACCGCCACGGCCGAACGCGAAGGCATTCCCTATAAAACCGCTGAAGCCAAAGCACCTGCCAAAGCCCATTATTATAAAGGCCACGGCGAAGTTTGGGTGCAGTTGATCTACCATGCCGAAACCCTGCGGCTTTTGGGGGCTTTAATGGCAGGCACAGATGAAAGCCTGGGCAAACGTTCAGACATCGTGGCCACAGCCTTGAGCGCAGGCATGAGCGTGATTGAACTTTCAGATTTGGATTTGAGCTACGCGCCGCCCTTTGCCCCAGTTTGGGACCCCATTCTGCAGGCCGCCAACAAAGCGCGTTTCAGCGTTTAAACCACAGCCTTGAGCCAGTTTTCGAGCTGGCTCTGCAGGCTGTCATAAACCGTATCCAGCGTCCCGCTGGCATCAATCCGGCACCAGCGCTGGGGTTCTGCCTCTGCCAGGGCGGCATAACCAGCCCTGACCCGTTGATGAAACTCCAGCGCTTCGCTTTCAAGCCGATCCTTGCTTGCGCGCACCCCAATCCGCTCATGGCCCAGCACAGGATCCAGATCCAACCAGAAGGTCTGCACAGGTTGCAGCCCCCCAGTGGCAATCCGGTTCAGGGTTGTGAGTTCAGCCAAATCCAGCCCACGGGCATAGCCCTGGTAGGCCAGAGTTGAATCGGCATAGCGGTCACAGAGCACCACCTCGCCCCGTTCCAGCGCAGGACGAATCACCGAGTCCACGTGGTGGGCCCGATCCGCCAGATAGAGAAAAAGCTCAGCACGCGGTGCCAGCACTTCGTGGGGGTGGTGTTCAAGAATCAGGCTGCGAATCCGGCGGCCATAATCACT
This genomic window contains:
- a CDS encoding 1-deoxy-D-xylulose-5-phosphate synthase, with translation MKQFGTLTFFCGKMGAGKSTLAKVLAADKNAVLISEDEWLSAHYSGQIHTFDDYLKFSAGIKPFIKSHVQNILQTGTSVVMDFPANTVGQRKWFKQLCAEIGCEHELIFLDLSDRQCLSQIAKRRLEQPERASFDTEAIFTHVTRFFEEPSENEGLRMNRMAGNA
- a CDS encoding EVE domain-containing protein; protein product: MSERNYWIGVVSRAHVQIGVQGGFIQLNHGKKYPLQKFRAGDALLIYSPRTAYPDGEPLQAFTALGEIVSGEIYQVEMNPDFKPYRVDVQYVSCEEAAIKPLIENLSFIQNKTHWGAGFRFGQLKIPAHDFAFIAEAMGCKKFA
- a CDS encoding dTMP kinase, whose translation is MTPGLFFSFEGGEGAGKSTQIERLAAWLRGQGRTVLMTRQPGGSDYGRRIRSLILEHHPHEVLAPRAELFLYLADRAHHVDSVIRPALERGEVVLCDRYADSTLAYQGYARGLDLAELTTLNRIATGGLQPVQTFWLDLDPVLGHERIGVRASKDRLESEALEFHQRVRAGYAALAEAEPQRWCRIDASGTLDTVYDSLQSQLENWLKAVV